A stretch of the Massilia sp. W12 genome encodes the following:
- a CDS encoding GntR family transcriptional regulator has product MSSLVQIMRQMNQTSSMPLYQQLQHALREAIDKRILRHDEALPAERQLASELEVSRITVRKAIDGLVAEGLLVRRPGSGNFINTRIEKNFAKLTSFSEDMRSRGRNPHSEWLKKVEGTVTPDEALRLRLSPGAPVYRFHRIRYADDMPMCLEYATISAECLPSLEMVHDSMYEALEKAGNRPVRALQRLSALLLNAEQAKLLQAKEGDAGLLVERLGFLRDGRAVEFCQSFFRGDTYDFVAELSTT; this is encoded by the coding sequence ATGAGTTCCCTCGTGCAAATCATGCGGCAAATGAATCAAACCAGCAGCATGCCGCTATATCAGCAATTGCAGCATGCCTTGCGCGAAGCAATTGATAAGCGCATTTTGCGCCATGACGAGGCGCTGCCGGCAGAGCGGCAACTGGCCAGTGAGCTGGAAGTCTCGCGCATCACGGTGCGCAAAGCGATAGACGGCCTGGTGGCGGAAGGTTTATTGGTGCGCCGTCCGGGTTCGGGCAATTTCATCAATACCCGGATTGAAAAGAATTTCGCCAAGCTCACTTCTTTTTCAGAAGATATGCGCTCACGCGGGCGCAATCCGCACAGCGAGTGGTTAAAGAAAGTCGAGGGCACGGTGACGCCGGATGAGGCGCTGCGCCTGCGTCTGTCGCCCGGCGCGCCGGTGTACCGCTTCCACCGCATCCGCTATGCCGACGATATGCCGATGTGCCTGGAGTACGCCACCATTTCCGCAGAATGCCTGCCCTCGCTGGAGATGGTGCATGACTCCATGTATGAGGCGCTGGAAAAAGCCGGCAACCGCCCGGTGCGCGCGCTGCAGCGTTTGAGCGCACTGTTATTGAATGCGGAACAGGCCAAACTCTTGCAAGCCAAAGAAGGCGATGCCGGTCTGCTGGTCGAGCGCTTAGGCTTTTTGCGCGATGGCCGCGCGGTTGAATTTTGCCAATCTTTCTTCCGTGGCGACACTTATGATTTTGTGGCCGAATTGAGCACGACCTGA
- a CDS encoding dihydrofolate reductase has protein sequence MMRISMIVAADAANGIGIDNRLPWKLAEDMAFFKQTTSGHAVLMGRKTFESIGRPLPQRRNLVLSRDSGWQAAGVSAHTSLEQAIAAAQAAGETELFIIGGSQIYAAAMPHAERILLTRIERRFDCDAHFPALPDDVWQLTAQQDGWSEQNGCAYHFLCYQRR, from the coding sequence ATGATGCGGATTTCCATGATTGTGGCGGCGGATGCCGCCAACGGCATCGGCATTGACAACCGCTTGCCCTGGAAACTGGCCGAGGATATGGCTTTTTTCAAGCAGACCACCAGCGGCCATGCGGTGCTGATGGGGCGCAAGACTTTTGAGTCGATTGGCCGTCCGCTGCCGCAGCGGCGCAATCTGGTGCTCAGCCGCGATTCCGGCTGGCAGGCGGCGGGCGTGTCGGCGCATACCTCGCTGGAGCAGGCGATTGCGGCCGCGCAAGCAGCCGGTGAAACGGAATTGTTTATCATCGGCGGCAGCCAGATTTACGCCGCCGCGATGCCGCACGCTGAACGCATTTTGCTGACCCGGATTGAGCGGCGCTTTGACTGCGATGCGCATTTCCCCGCGCTGCCCGACGATGTTTGGCAGCTCACTGCGCAGCAAGACGGCTGGTCTGAACAAAACGGCTGCGCCTATCACTTTCTTTGCTACCAACGGCGTTAA
- a CDS encoding DUF4337 domain-containing protein: MSGHGFHVHGPHDHAVEHAGHGGDDFSNSIAVTTAILATVGAIFGYMGGKTQNDAAMFKNDAAIAKTAASNQWNYYQSKSSKQNLSELALELAPQDRPEVKARYEKEIARYKKEKEGIKKEAEGMEAKSADFEKKSDASMHSHHQWAQATTAVQVAISLAAITLLTRKRPMLYATYAVAAVGIVLGGLSWFHFDPLAFLGKGGH; this comes from the coding sequence ATGTCTGGACACGGTTTTCACGTACATGGCCCGCATGATCACGCGGTCGAGCACGCAGGCCATGGCGGCGATGATTTTTCCAACAGCATCGCGGTCACCACTGCGATTCTGGCCACAGTCGGCGCGATTTTCGGCTATATGGGCGGGAAGACGCAAAACGATGCGGCGATGTTCAAAAATGATGCGGCAATCGCTAAAACCGCAGCCTCCAATCAGTGGAATTATTATCAGTCCAAATCTTCCAAGCAAAATCTGTCTGAGCTGGCGCTGGAATTGGCCCCGCAAGACCGGCCTGAAGTAAAGGCGCGCTACGAAAAAGAGATTGCCCGCTACAAGAAGGAAAAAGAAGGCATCAAGAAAGAAGCGGAAGGCATGGAAGCCAAGTCAGCCGATTTTGAAAAGAAATCCGACGCCTCCATGCACTCGCATCACCAGTGGGCGCAAGCCACGACTGCGGTGCAGGTGGCGATTTCGCTGGCGGCAATCACCTTGCTGACACGCAAACGGCCCATGCTGTACGCCACGTATGCGGTGGCGGCGGTCGGGATTGTGCTGGGCGGCCTGTCCTGGTTCCATTTCGATCCCCTCGCCTTCCTTGGCAAAGGCGGACATTAA
- a CDS encoding DUF1501 domain-containing protein yields MSQFSRRAFLRAASATVATPFALNLAALGQAAAANAVNDYKALVCIFLAGGNDPFNTVLATDPDSWEQYSKLRTTNNGSLSIALPRAESSGGVLPIHPVNSQGRSFALHPQLGVMQNMFDNGRMAIVANVGTLLAPITRTQYRAGLYVPSKLFSHNDQQSMWQAYAPEGARTGWGGRIGDLLAANNTDPTFTCVSVAGSAVFLSGQSIIPYQIAPSGTLAIRNLNGNLFGARGANNTLRAIISGNRNDVFEKDHANIVNRSINAQSTLAAAMAPAGAAGVPDPTLYQNPVTGVWASNPLAQQLQAVARIIAGRNSLGARRQVFYVSLPGFDTHDAQRAQHADLMAKLAHAVAYFDGLMGNLMGSDLRNQVTSFTASEFGRTFTSNGDGSDHGWGNHHFVFGGAVRGKDIYGSFPVTGIGHDLDVGSGALLPTLAVEQYAATLAAWFGLSGSQIATVFPNLSRFSGANLGFMQA; encoded by the coding sequence ATGAGCCAATTTTCCCGTCGTGCATTCCTGCGCGCAGCCAGCGCCACTGTCGCCACCCCGTTTGCCCTGAATCTGGCCGCGCTTGGTCAAGCCGCCGCCGCCAATGCCGTGAATGATTACAAAGCCCTGGTTTGCATCTTCCTGGCCGGCGGCAATGATCCGTTTAACACAGTGCTGGCGACCGATCCCGATTCCTGGGAACAGTACAGCAAGCTGCGCACCACCAATAATGGCAGCCTGTCGATTGCGCTGCCGCGCGCCGAGTCGAGCGGCGGCGTGCTGCCGATTCATCCCGTCAACAGCCAAGGCAGGAGTTTTGCCCTGCATCCGCAACTGGGGGTGATGCAAAATATGTTTGACAATGGCCGCATGGCGATTGTGGCGAATGTCGGCACCCTGTTGGCGCCGATCACGCGCACCCAATACCGCGCCGGCCTGTATGTGCCGTCCAAACTGTTTTCACATAATGATCAGCAAAGCATGTGGCAGGCGTATGCGCCGGAAGGCGCGCGCACCGGCTGGGGCGGGCGCATCGGCGATTTGCTGGCCGCCAACAATACCGATCCCACCTTCACCTGCGTCTCTGTGGCCGGCAGCGCGGTATTTTTATCCGGGCAAAGCATCATCCCCTATCAAATCGCGCCCAGCGGCACGCTGGCGATCCGCAACTTGAACGGCAATCTGTTTGGCGCCCGTGGTGCGAACAATACCTTGCGCGCCATCATCAGCGGCAACCGCAACGATGTGTTTGAAAAGGATCACGCAAATATCGTCAACCGCTCAATCAATGCACAAAGCACGCTGGCGGCGGCGATGGCCCCGGCCGGCGCCGCCGGCGTGCCTGATCCAACCCTGTATCAAAATCCTGTCACCGGGGTGTGGGCCAGCAATCCCCTGGCGCAGCAATTACAGGCGGTGGCGCGCATTATTGCCGGACGCAACAGCCTGGGCGCGCGGCGCCAGGTGTTTTATGTTTCCCTGCCCGGCTTTGACACCCACGATGCGCAGCGCGCCCAACATGCCGACCTGATGGCCAAACTGGCGCATGCAGTGGCGTATTTTGATGGTTTGATGGGGAATTTGATGGGCAGCGATTTGCGCAATCAAGTCACCTCTTTCACCGCCAGCGAATTTGGCCGCACCTTTACCAGCAATGGCGATGGCAGCGACCATGGCTGGGGCAACCATCACTTTGTGTTTGGCGGCGCAGTGCGCGGCAAAGATATTTATGGCAGCTTCCCGGTGACAGGCATCGGGCATGATTTGGATGTGGGTTCCGGCGCTTTGCTGCCCACCCTGGCGGTGGAACAATATGCGGCGACCCTGGCCGCCTGGTTTGGCTTATCCGGCAGCCAGATTGCCACGGTGTTTCCGAATCTGTCGCGCTTTAGCGGGGCGAATCTGGGCTTTATGCAAGCGTAA
- a CDS encoding thymidylate synthase, with protein sequence MRQYLDFMRHVAEHGKLKTDRTGTGTRSVFGYQMRFDLSQGFPLLTTKKLHLRSIIHELLWFLSGSTNIVYLKENGVSIWDEWADENGELGPVYGYQWRSWPTPDGRHIDQISQVVQQIRNNPDSRRLIVSAWNVGEIEHMKLPPCHAFFQFYVCEGKLSCQLYQRSADIFLGVPFNIASYALLTHMVAQQTDLEAGEFIWTGGDCHLYSNHMEQAALQLTREPLALPQLKIARRPDDLFSYRFEDFSIENYQSHAHIKAPVAV encoded by the coding sequence ATGCGCCAATATCTCGACTTTATGCGCCATGTTGCAGAACATGGCAAGCTCAAAACCGACCGCACCGGCACCGGCACGCGCTCGGTGTTTGGCTATCAAATGCGGTTTGACTTAAGCCAGGGTTTTCCCCTGCTGACCACTAAAAAACTGCATCTGCGCTCCATCATTCACGAATTGCTGTGGTTTTTATCCGGCTCGACGAATATCGTCTATCTGAAGGAAAACGGGGTCTCGATCTGGGATGAGTGGGCCGATGAAAATGGCGAACTGGGGCCGGTGTATGGCTATCAATGGCGCAGCTGGCCGACGCCGGATGGCCGTCATATCGATCAGATCAGCCAGGTGGTGCAGCAGATCCGCAATAACCCGGATTCGCGCCGTTTGATTGTGTCGGCTTGGAATGTGGGTGAAATTGAGCACATGAAGCTGCCGCCCTGCCATGCTTTCTTCCAGTTTTATGTATGCGAAGGCAAGTTATCCTGCCAGCTGTATCAGCGCAGCGCGGATATTTTCTTAGGCGTGCCATTTAATATCGCTTCGTATGCCCTGCTGACCCATATGGTGGCGCAGCAGACTGATCTGGAGGCGGGCGAATTCATCTGGACTGGCGGTGATTGCCATTTGTACAGCAATCATATGGAACAAGCCGCGCTGCAACTTACGCGCGAACCGCTGGCGCTGCCGCAATTGAAGATTGCGCGCCGCCCGGATGATTTGTTTTCTTACCGCTTTGAAGATTTTTCAATTGAAAACTACCAAAGCCATGCGCATATCAAGGCCCCGGTGGCGGTGTGA
- a CDS encoding arginine/lysine/ornithine decarboxylase — translation MKFRFPIVIIDEDFRSENTSGLGIRALADAIEKEGMSVLGVTSYGDMAQFAQQQSRASAFIMSIDDEEFGAGSVEETDSALKALRAFVLEIRHKNADIPIYLYGETRTSRHIPNDILRELHGFIHMFEDTPEFVARHIIREAKSYLDGLSPPFFRALVEYANDGSYSWHCPGHSGGVAFLKSPIGQMFHQFFGENMLRADVCNAVEELGQLLDHTGPVAASERNAARIFNADHCYFVTNGTSTSNKMVWHSTVAPGDIVVVDRNCHKSILHSIIMCAAIPVFLQPTRNHLGIIGPIPLEEFTMESIQKKIEANPFAREAAHKKPRILTITQSTYDGVLYNVETLREMLDGQIDTLHFDEAWLPHAAFHDFYKDMHAIGKDRPRPKESMIFSTQSTHKLLAGLSQASQILVRESEQRQLDQVAFNEAYLMHTSTSPQYAIIASCDVAAAMMEAPGGAALVEESILEAMDFRRAMRKIDQEWGRDWWFQVWGPENISEDGVGAREDWLLDGDDNWHGFGKLAPGFNMLDPIKATIINPGLSLDGRFAGSGIPASIVTKYLAEHGVIVEKCGLYSFFIMFTIGITKGRWNTLVSALQQFKDDYDKNQPMWRILPEFSSRNPVYEQVGLRDLCQQIHDFYKQYDVARLTTEMYLSDMTPAMKPSDAFASMAHRDIERVAIDDLEGRITSILLTPYPPGIPLLIPGERFNKTIVDYLRFVRDFNEKFPGFETDVHGLVKREVAGRKDYYVDCVKQ, via the coding sequence ATGAAATTCCGCTTTCCTATCGTCATCATTGACGAAGATTTCCGCTCCGAAAACACTTCGGGTTTAGGCATTCGCGCCTTGGCTGATGCGATTGAAAAAGAAGGCATGAGCGTGCTGGGTGTGACCAGCTATGGCGATATGGCGCAATTCGCCCAGCAGCAATCGCGCGCATCGGCCTTCATCATGTCAATTGACGATGAGGAATTCGGCGCCGGCAGCGTGGAAGAAACCGATTCCGCCTTGAAAGCGCTGCGCGCCTTTGTGCTGGAAATCCGCCACAAGAACGCGGACATCCCGATTTATCTGTATGGCGAGACCCGCACTTCACGCCATATCCCGAATGACATCCTGCGCGAGTTGCACGGCTTCATTCATATGTTTGAAGACACGCCGGAATTCGTGGCGCGCCACATCATCCGCGAAGCCAAATCCTATCTTGACGGTTTAAGCCCGCCCTTTTTCCGCGCCCTGGTGGAATACGCCAATGACGGCTCTTACTCCTGGCACTGTCCAGGCCACTCCGGCGGCGTGGCGTTTTTGAAATCGCCGATCGGCCAGATGTTCCACCAGTTCTTTGGCGAAAACATGTTGCGCGCCGACGTTTGCAATGCGGTGGAAGAACTCGGTCAGTTGCTCGACCATACCGGCCCGGTGGCGGCTTCGGAGCGCAATGCGGCGCGCATTTTCAATGCCGACCATTGTTATTTTGTCACCAACGGCACCAGCACCAGCAATAAGATGGTGTGGCACTCCACCGTGGCGCCGGGCGATATCGTGGTGGTGGACCGCAATTGCCACAAATCGATTTTGCACTCCATCATCATGTGCGCCGCGATTCCGGTGTTTTTGCAGCCCACGCGCAACCATCTGGGCATTATCGGCCCGATTCCGCTCGAAGAATTCACCATGGAGAGCATCCAGAAGAAAATCGAAGCCAATCCTTTCGCGCGTGAAGCGGCGCATAAAAAGCCGCGCATTCTGACCATCACCCAATCGACTTACGACGGCGTGCTGTACAACGTGGAAACGCTGCGCGAAATGCTGGATGGCCAGATCGACACCCTGCATTTTGATGAAGCCTGGCTGCCGCACGCCGCCTTCCATGACTTCTATAAAGATATGCATGCGATAGGCAAAGACCGCCCGCGCCCGAAAGAATCGATGATTTTCTCGACCCAGTCCACGCACAAGCTCTTGGCCGGCTTGTCGCAGGCCTCGCAGATTCTGGTGCGCGAGTCTGAACAACGCCAGCTGGATCAGGTCGCTTTCAATGAAGCCTATCTGATGCACACTTCAACCAGTCCGCAATACGCGATTATTGCCTCCTGCGACGTGGCGGCGGCGATGATGGAAGCGCCCGGCGGCGCAGCCCTGGTGGAAGAGTCGATTCTGGAAGCGATGGACTTCCGCCGCGCCATGCGCAAGATTGACCAGGAATGGGGACGTGATTGGTGGTTCCAGGTGTGGGGGCCGGAAAACATCAGCGAAGACGGGGTGGGCGCGCGCGAAGACTGGCTGTTGGATGGCGACGATAACTGGCATGGCTTTGGCAAGCTGGCGCCGGGCTTTAATATGCTCGACCCGATCAAGGCCACGATTATCAATCCCGGCCTGTCGCTGGATGGGCGCTTCGCCGGCAGCGGGATTCCGGCCTCCATCGTCACCAAGTACCTGGCTGAACATGGCGTGATCGTGGAAAAATGCGGCCTGTACTCCTTCTTCATCATGTTTACCATCGGCATCACCAAGGGCCGCTGGAACACGCTGGTGAGCGCCTTGCAGCAATTCAAAGACGACTACGACAAAAATCAGCCGATGTGGCGCATTTTGCCTGAATTCTCTTCACGCAATCCGGTGTATGAGCAAGTCGGCCTGCGCGATTTGTGCCAGCAGATCCATGATTTTTACAAGCAATACGATGTGGCGCGTCTGACCACGGAAATGTATTTGTCGGATATGACCCCGGCCATGAAACCGTCGGATGCCTTCGCCAGCATGGCGCACCGCGATATCGAGCGGGTTGCGATTGATGATCTGGAAGGCCGCATCACGTCGATTCTGTTGACGCCCTACCCGCCCGGCATTCCGCTCTTGATTCCGGGCGAGCGCTTTAACAAGACGATCGTCGATTATTTGCGTTTTGTGCGTGACTTCAACGAAAAATTCCCCGGCTTTGAGACCGATGTGCATGGCCTGGTCAAGCGTGAAGTGGCGGGACGCAAAGATTATTACGTGGATTGCGTCAAGCAATAA
- a CDS encoding cache domain-containing protein has protein sequence MSKLFRQIALCVLAGGLSVSAHAGLTKDQVVERVKKAHDFYKKNGKDKAIEEFNNQSSPFNSDDAYMFGQLLDAGATQPIHRNPKIRGKTMGELKDADGRFIIKELNKICETKGAGWFDYKWPKPDNTGIDLKSSYVEKMTDGAGNSMCIGTGIPTPK, from the coding sequence ATGAGCAAATTGTTCCGTCAAATCGCTCTGTGTGTGTTAGCTGGTGGTTTGAGTGTCAGCGCCCATGCAGGCTTGACTAAAGATCAGGTTGTGGAACGTGTGAAAAAAGCACACGATTTTTACAAAAAGAACGGCAAAGACAAGGCGATTGAGGAATTCAACAATCAGTCCAGCCCGTTTAACTCTGATGACGCTTATATGTTCGGTCAACTGTTAGACGCTGGCGCAACCCAACCCATCCACAGAAATCCTAAAATCCGCGGCAAAACGATGGGTGAGTTGAAAGATGCCGACGGCCGCTTCATCATCAAAGAACTGAACAAGATTTGCGAAACCAAAGGCGCCGGCTGGTTTGACTACAAATGGCCGAAACCGGACAACACCGGCATTGATCTGAAATCCAGCTATGTCGAAAAAATGACGGATGGCGCAGGCAATTCGATGTGCATCGGCACAGGCATTCCGACCCCGAAATAA
- a CDS encoding DUF1800 domain-containing protein: MRNFHSHLLAAFAATLLSACGGDTVQEQNSKTPIFSGSTSNSSAAKARRSSQTPRLAADPAAKKTASRFLAQASFGPTMSEIESVAQSGTGAWLEAQFNKPQTLHRTYLDQVAASLPPGGKLQQVDFFQSFWKQAATAPDPLRQRVTFALSEIFVVSFQNSVLTSYPRGVAAYYDMLGQHAFGNFRNLLEGVATHPMMGVYLSMLGNRKENEVSAPDENFAREIMQLFSIGLYELNEDGSMKLVNGAPVETYSHADIVGLSKALTGWSWAGPDKSDNRFMGYTADPDRDWKPMQNYPNWHSTSEKKFLGQTISGASSGEADLKIAIDTLFNHPNVGPFIGRQLIQRLVTSNPSPAYVQRVARSFNDNGAGVRGDMKATLRAIFNDPEAQGLDPANQPRKLREPIIRVTHWMRAFNVYSTSGRFIIGNIDDQVVGIGQNPLRSPSVFNFYRPGYVPPNTEIANAGLVAPEMQTTNEVTVAGYLNYMMDVVENGMGSGSVRDVLPDYSAELALSENTTQLLDRIDLLLLNGQMPGGLREQISSAINSVAIPAPNGSNDSAIALAKISRVRLGVFLAMASPEYIVQK; the protein is encoded by the coding sequence ATGCGTAATTTTCATTCTCATCTGTTGGCAGCGTTCGCCGCCACACTATTGAGCGCCTGCGGCGGCGACACCGTCCAGGAACAAAACAGCAAGACGCCTATCTTCAGCGGCAGCACATCCAACTCCTCCGCAGCCAAAGCCCGACGCTCCAGCCAGACCCCGAGATTAGCGGCTGATCCCGCCGCCAAGAAAACCGCATCGCGCTTTCTGGCGCAAGCCAGCTTCGGCCCGACCATGAGCGAAATTGAAAGCGTGGCGCAAAGCGGAACCGGCGCCTGGCTGGAAGCGCAATTCAACAAGCCGCAAACCTTGCACCGCACCTATCTGGATCAAGTCGCCGCCAGCCTGCCGCCCGGCGGCAAATTGCAACAAGTCGATTTCTTTCAATCTTTCTGGAAGCAGGCCGCAACAGCGCCTGATCCCCTGCGTCAACGCGTCACTTTCGCCCTGTCCGAGATTTTTGTGGTGTCGTTTCAAAACAGCGTGCTGACTTCCTACCCGCGCGGCGTGGCTGCTTACTACGATATGCTGGGACAGCACGCTTTCGGCAATTTCCGCAATCTGTTGGAAGGCGTGGCGACACACCCGATGATGGGCGTATATCTGTCAATGCTGGGCAATCGCAAGGAAAATGAAGTCAGCGCACCGGATGAAAATTTTGCGCGCGAAATCATGCAGCTGTTTTCCATCGGTCTGTATGAATTAAATGAGGATGGCAGCATGAAGCTGGTCAACGGCGCGCCGGTGGAAACGTACAGCCATGCTGATATCGTCGGCTTGTCCAAAGCGCTGACCGGTTGGAGCTGGGCCGGCCCGGATAAAAGCGATAACCGCTTCATGGGTTACACGGCTGACCCGGATCGCGATTGGAAGCCGATGCAAAATTACCCCAACTGGCATTCCACTTCTGAAAAGAAATTCCTCGGCCAAACCATCAGCGGCGCCAGCAGCGGCGAAGCAGACCTCAAAATCGCGATTGACACCCTGTTCAATCACCCCAATGTCGGCCCCTTCATTGGCCGTCAGTTGATTCAACGCTTAGTCACCAGCAATCCCTCGCCGGCCTATGTGCAGCGGGTGGCGCGCAGCTTCAACGATAATGGCGCCGGGGTGCGCGGCGATATGAAAGCGACATTGCGCGCGATTTTCAATGACCCGGAAGCGCAAGGTTTGGATCCGGCCAATCAACCGCGCAAATTGCGCGAACCGATTATCCGTGTGACGCACTGGATGCGCGCTTTCAATGTGTATTCGACTTCAGGCCGCTTCATCATCGGCAATATAGATGATCAAGTGGTGGGAATTGGGCAAAATCCGCTGCGCTCGCCTTCAGTCTTCAATTTCTACCGGCCCGGCTATGTGCCGCCGAACACCGAAATCGCGAACGCCGGCTTAGTCGCGCCGGAAATGCAAACCACCAATGAAGTCACGGTTGCCGGTTATCTGAACTATATGATGGATGTGGTGGAAAACGGCATGGGCAGCGGCAGTGTGCGCGATGTGTTGCCGGATTACAGCGCGGAACTGGCTTTATCTGAAAACACCACGCAATTATTGGACAGAATCGACCTCTTGTTATTAAATGGGCAAATGCCCGGCGGCTTGCGCGAGCAAATCAGCAGCGCGATCAACTCAGTGGCGATTCCAGCGCCGAATGGCAGCAATGACAGCGCGATCGCTTTAGCCAAGATCAGCCGGGTGCGGCTGGGCGTTTTCCTGGCCATGGCGTCACCGGAATACATCGTGCAGAAGTAA